A stretch of the Cyprinus carpio isolate SPL01 chromosome B4, ASM1834038v1, whole genome shotgun sequence genome encodes the following:
- the LOC109085101 gene encoding gastrula zinc finger protein XlCGF8.2DB-like, giving the protein MKMAFIKVESEDMKIEEAFRVKQEDTEEQTDLMPFKEESQELNDAKEEKYLDEKHYDFMTEEKSFNCSQTKKVSKRKRTRKPVNRSNFTCQQCGKSFAGKANLEVHTRIHTGEKPFTCEQCGKRFTEKGNLKIHMRIHTGESSFACQQCGKSFNQKGTLKSHMRIHTGENPFTCQQCGKSFNQKGILKSHMRFHTGERPYACLQCGNSFKHKVTLNTHMRTHTGEKPFVCGQCGKSFRCKVNLDCHMRVHLKENSFICHQCGMSFPDSNNLKNHVITHTGEKPFMCHHCGKSFPHKGSLKIHMRIHNEESPFSCQQCGKFFTVHGNLKVHMRLHTGERPYTCLECKMSFRYKRDLKHHLQTHSGNKS; this is encoded by the exons atgaagatggcatttattaaagtggaaagtgaagacatgaagattgaagaagcattcagagtgaaacaagaagatactgaggaacaaacag ACCTGATGCCGTTCAAAGAAGAGAGTCAGGAACTGAACGATGCAAAGGAAGAGAAATATCTGGATGAGAAACATTATGATTTCATGACTGAAGAAAAATCTTTTAATTGCTCACAGACTAAAAAGGTTTCCAAACGAAAAAGAACAAGAAAGCCAGTAAATAGAAGTAATTTCACCTGccagcagtgtggaaagagtttcgctGGAAAAGCAAACCTTGAAGTCCACacgagaattcacactggagaaaagcctttcacctgtgaacagtgtggaaaaagattCACtgaaaaaggaaaccttaaaattCATATgcgaattcatactggagagagcTCTTTtgcctgccaacagtgtggaaaaagttttaatCAAAAAGGAACCCTTAAaagccacatgagaattcacaccggagagaaccctttcacctgccaacagtgtggcaAAAGTTTTAATCAAAAAGGAATCCTAAAAAGCCACATGCGATTTCACACCGGAGAGAGGCCTTACGCATGCCTtcagtgtggaaacagttttaaacataaaGTAACACTTAATacccacatgagaactcacactggagagaagccatttgtatgtggtcagtgtggaaagagcttcagatGTAAAGTAAACCTTGACTGCCACATGAGGGTTCACTTAAAAGAGAACAGTTTTATATGTCATCAGTGTGGAATGAGTTTCCCAGACAGCAATAACCTTAAGAATCATGTAataactcacactggagagaagccttttatgtgccatcactgtggaaaAAGTTTCCCTCATAAAGGAAGCCTTAaaatccacatgagaattcataatGAAGAGAGCCCTTTCTCTTGCCAACAGTGTGGGAAATTTTTCACAGTTCATGGGAACCTAAAGGTTCACATGAGACTTCATACTGGAGAGAGACCTTATACGTGTCTTGAGTGTAAAATGAGTTTCAGATATAAGAGAGACCTAAAACATCATTTGCAAACTCATTCTGGAAATAAATCTTAA